The following proteins are co-located in the Betta splendens chromosome 9, fBetSpl5.4, whole genome shotgun sequence genome:
- the LOC129604627 gene encoding uncharacterized protein LOC129604627 isoform X2 gives MRAPGDEEKELQKVTPWKRDKDLDQAGLSCQNDRRNHRCSCGGWRTVATETTIGPHRAIGDVIARVCGGSMLFLQLFAPSSLRSRQRGASQS, from the exons ATGAGGGCAccaggagatgaggagaaggag CTGCAGAAGGTGACACCATGGAAACG AGACAAGGATCTGGACCAAGCTGGCCTAAGCTGTCAGAACGATCGCAGGAACCACAG gtgcagctgtggaggctggagaactgtggcAACTGAGACGACGATAGGACCGCATAGGGCGATAGGAGACGTTATCGCccgtgtctgtggaggctcaATGCT cttcctgcagctctttgctccctccagcctccggtccagacagaggggagcctcccagtcctaa
- the LOC129604627 gene encoding uncharacterized protein LOC129604627 isoform X1: MRAPGDEEKEIKLKQKAHAAEGDTMETRQGSGPSWPKLSERSQEPQVHNNIQCSCGGWRTVATETTIGPHRAIGDVIARVCGGSMLFLQLFAPSSLRSRQRGASQS, from the exons ATGAGGGCAccaggagatgaggagaaggag aTTAAGTTAAAACAAAAAGCGCACG CTGCAGAAGGTGACACCATGGAAACG AGACAAGGATCTGGACCAAGCTGGCCTAAGCTGTCAGAACGATCGCAGGAACCACAGGTGCACAATAACATTCA gtgcagctgtggaggctggagaactgtggcAACTGAGACGACGATAGGACCGCATAGGGCGATAGGAGACGTTATCGCccgtgtctgtggaggctcaATGCT cttcctgcagctctttgctccctccagcctccggtccagacagaggggagcctcccagtcctaa